One genomic window of Anthonomus grandis grandis chromosome 3, icAntGran1.3, whole genome shotgun sequence includes the following:
- the LOC126734103 gene encoding glucosidase 2 subunit beta, which translates to MPGKYQKYNKVLLTRRRKNLCLASTLLMSLLFVSYQFFNYYVLSNESVSIVNSIDEPNTENKLTLIRGTHFNEKKFYTSNNGKFTCIKSGELIDFSKINDDYCDCEDSSDEPGTNACPDALFYCSQVVRGKTYKIPSTKVNDGICDCCDGSDEYISNNVIASFNRDLQEKTKHFLVPCPNVC; encoded by the exons ATGCCaggaaaatatcaaaaatacaaCAAAGTTCTGTTAACGAGACGTAGAAAAAACTTATGTTTGGCTAGTACTCTACTTATGTCCCTGCTTTTTGTTTCTTAtcaattctttaattattatgtGCTCTCCAATGAGAGTGTCTCCATTGTAAACTCTATTGATGAACCAAACACTGAAAACAAACTTACCCTTATCAGGGGAACACactttaatgaaaaaaagttctaCACTTCTAACAATGGGAAATTTACTTGCATCAAAAGTGGAGAATTGATAGATTTTAGTAAGATTAACGACGATTATTGTGATTGTGAAGACAGTTCTGATGAGCCGGGCACAAATGCTTGTCCAGATG ccttATTTTATTGTTCACAAGTTGTCAGgggaaaaacttataaaattccATCCACCAAGGTAAATGATGGAATTTGCGATTGCTGTGATGGCTCCGATGAATATATTAGCAATAATGTTATTGCCAGTTTCAACA GAGACCTGCAGgagaaaacaaaacattttttagttccATGTCCCAATGTTTGTTAG
- the LOC126734102 gene encoding dolichol kinase, with amino-acid sequence MKYSENMDVFLVKNNFSARPSTGRGLWVLFLLPISLIISLIRHPITVTPTYKLATLVSFTLLCNSLYIVIKCFKREKLKILNTYSTFIAISTGCLFHVCLHKGWTFSILSGVVPTLMYLKVFSFLLTNLKESFTLGEAGLISQGLTIFVYSTFINVFRFGSRTTVKSNMQISTLIIQVGLCGILTLALLLYKFSIKNVKYFYVTTTIVLTATIIVPLHAILKQSPVLWIFQQVFDDVVLLKLFLYWSTCIAVAILAVSNQIYYAQKASTSSRKVFHILAVLVYIPGLYFKCAFLYLSTGVVLGVFLALEILRLLSIPPLGQGLQDGFVVFKDEKDGGPLALTPIYLLAGVSLPIWLHPSPCDVTDSAQFYILPLLSGLASIGIGDTAASYVGSKFGRFKWKGSSRTFEGTLACFVGQLAFFYFLHYIGFIPNATSEYVIKIVASSVVSSLVEAKTTQIDNLVLPLIMYIILS; translated from the exons atgaaatattcgGAGAATATGGATGTATTTCttgttaaaaacaatttttcagcAAG GCCTTCAACTGGAAGAGGTCTTTGGGTACTATTTCTTCTACCTATTTCATTGATTATTTCTCTAATAAGACACCCAATTACAGTTACACCCACATATAAATTAGCAACTCTGGTATCCTTTACACTACTGTGTAATTCATtatatattgttattaaatGTTTCAAGAGAGAAAAACTAAAGATACTGAATACATATTCAACTTTTATTGCAATATCAACTGGATGTTTGTTTCATGTTTGCTTGCATAAAG gatGGACTTTCTCAATTTTAAGTGGAGTAGTTCCAACATTAATGTATCTAAAAGTATTCTCTTTCCTGTTAACTAACTTGAAAGAGAGCTTTACATTGGGTGAAGCAGGATTGATCTCACAAGGGCTCACAATTTTCGTTTATAGCACGTTTATCAATGTATTTCGTTTTGGTAGCAGAACCACTGTTAAGAGTAATATGCAAATATCTACTCTAATTATACAA GTAGGGCTTTGTGGAATTTTAACTCTAGCTTTACTGctttataaatttagtattaaaaatgtaaaatatttttatgttactACAACTATTGTATTGACAGCAACAATTATTGTTCCATTGCATGCCATATTAAAGCAAAGTCCAGTACTCTGGATATTTCAGCAAGTTTTTGATGACGTTGTTTTA ttaaaactttttttgtattggagTACATGCATTGCTGTTGCTATTTTGGCTGTGAGCAACCAAATATACTATGCCCAGAAAGCATCTACCAGTAGTAGAAAAGTCTTCCACATTCTGGCAGTTCTAGTTTACATTCCTGGATTATATTTCAAATGTGCATTTTTGTATTTATCTACGGGGGTTGTACTAGGTGTATTTCTTGCTCTAGAG ATTCTAAGACTGTTATCCATTCCTCCATTGGGTCAAGGGCTGCAAGATGGTTTTGTGGTTTTTAAAGATGAGAAAGATGGAGGACCTCTGGCTTTAACTCCAATATATTTATTGGCAGGGGTGAGTTTGCCTATTTGGCTGCACCCATCACCTTGTGACGTGACGGATTCTGCTCAGTTTTACATACTGCCTCTGCTGAGCGGATTAGCCTCAATAG gcattgGAGATACTGCAGCAAGTTATGTAGGATCGAAGTTTGGTAGATTTAAATGGAAGGGGTCATCAAGAACATTTGAAGGGACACTAGCATGTTTTGTAGGCCAGttagcatttttttacttccttCATTACATAG GATTTATACCAAACGCAACTTCAGAGTATGTCATTAAAATAGTAGCTTCTAGTGTTGTTAGTTCTCTTGTGGaagcaaaaactactcaaatTGACAATTTAGTGCTTCCTCTTATAATGTACATCATATTATCTTag